Proteins encoded together in one Amblyomma americanum isolate KBUSLIRL-KWMA chromosome 1, ASM5285725v1, whole genome shotgun sequence window:
- the LOC144123259 gene encoding uncharacterized protein LOC144123259: MMRRRAICINPSCPDRPTDQCHPTGSGLQLAMNDDLGQGADCCRERSRNIATRVTRPAGLPPVAEVANRFVASVRVINLAIGEKGADQYYRHNYHKGRLGSEKPVCGNAPCRAQPSAVPPATGTPTTQSSKSFPVVQEIDLGPTHHRLCGANSARRSLGCHGLP; encoded by the exons ATGATGCGTCGCAGAGCTATATGCATTAACCCAAGCTGTCCTGACCGGCCCACTGATCAGTGCCATCCTACTGGTTCCGGTCTCCAGCTCGCGATGAACGATGACCTTGGACAAGGAGCTGACTGCTGCCGTGAGAGGAGCCGGAACATCGCAACCCGCGTCACGCGGCCAGCTGGGCTGCCACCGGTCGCCGAGGTCGCCAATCGCTTCGTGGCCTCGGTCCGAGTCATCAACCTTGCCATCGGAGAAAAAGGCGCTGATCAGTACTACCGCCATAACTATCACAAGGGGCGCTTAGGCTCCGAGAAGCCCGTGTGCGGGAATGCACCCTGCCGGGCGCAGCCGTCAGCTGTGCCCCCAGCGACAGGCACG CCAACAACACAGTCCTCGAAATCGTTTCCAGTGGTGCAAGAGATCGACTTGGGCCCCACGCATCACCGCCTGTGCGGTGCAAACTCCGCACGCCGCAGCCTAGGCTGCCATGGGCTGCCATGA